In Pedobacter sp. WC2423, the following are encoded in one genomic region:
- a CDS encoding RNA polymerase sigma factor RpoD/SigA, with amino-acid sequence MRELKISCTITGRDMESLNRYLLEVGRIALLTIEEEIQLTIKIRQGDQVALDRLVKTNLRFVISVAKKYQHRGLSLGDLINEGNLGLIKAASRFDDTKGFRFISFAVWWIRQAIMLAISQQTRIIRLPLNMINSITKINGTISSLEQRLERLPTTDEIAGEMDIETQQVAGYLNKVRRCMSLDETLKPDFSNTLLEVTPAYQPYPDHLLIIDSDRIEATQLLKILTKREEKVLSLFFGLKGMQPLSLDDIALIFKLSRERIRQLKDGGIKKLRLKLRKEKAARTDENRDRNL; translated from the coding sequence ATGAGAGAATTAAAGATCAGCTGCACGATTACAGGCAGAGACATGGAATCACTTAACAGATATCTTCTGGAAGTGGGTAGAATAGCATTGTTAACGATTGAAGAAGAAATCCAGCTTACTATAAAAATCAGACAAGGGGATCAGGTTGCACTGGATCGTTTAGTGAAAACTAACCTGAGATTTGTAATTTCAGTGGCCAAAAAATATCAGCATCGCGGGTTAAGCCTGGGCGATTTAATTAATGAAGGCAATCTGGGCTTGATTAAAGCAGCCTCACGTTTTGACGATACAAAAGGATTCAGATTTATTTCCTTTGCTGTATGGTGGATCAGACAAGCCATTATGCTGGCCATTTCACAGCAAACGCGTATTATTCGTTTACCTCTGAATATGATCAATTCTATTACTAAAATAAATGGCACAATATCTTCCCTGGAACAGCGACTGGAAAGGCTGCCGACCACAGACGAAATTGCGGGAGAAATGGATATTGAAACTCAGCAGGTAGCAGGCTATTTAAATAAGGTACGCAGATGTATGTCTTTGGATGAAACACTGAAACCTGATTTTAGCAATACATTGCTAGAAGTAACGCCAGCATATCAGCCATATCCTGATCATTTGCTTATTATTGACTCCGATAGAATAGAAGCAACCCAGCTTTTAAAAATCTTAACTAAAAGAGAAGAAAAAGTATTGAGCTTGTTCTTTGGCTTAAAAGGAATGCAACCCTTATCGCTTGATGATATCGCATTGATTTTTAAATTGAGCAGAGAACGTATCAGGCAGTTAAAAGACGGCGGAATAAAAAAGCTGAGGTTAAAACTCCGCAAAGAAAAAGCTGCCAGAACAGATGAAAACAGAGATAGAAATTTATAA
- a CDS encoding mechanosensitive ion channel family protein — protein sequence MKLADQNNSDLLYDRAITWLVEKGPNILIGIAALSVGLWLIKIFSRWIKKRFYNKDVDPSLKPFFISLSVTALRVLLVFTVMQFIGIQMTVFAALIGALGVAAGLALSGTLQNFASGVLILMLKPFRVGDNIIAQGQEGTVTDIEIFYTTVTTFDNRAVVIPNGKLSNEVIINISTKGSRRLDIEVKFSYGIDYDQLLKLITQTINNSSDLLKDPAHRIGISLLEETGYKVMISVWLKSHGFNDAKLLFQEKLMEAFKKGGIPLPGTTPK from the coding sequence ATGAAATTAGCTGATCAGAACAATAGTGACTTACTTTATGATAGAGCAATTACCTGGCTTGTAGAAAAAGGACCTAACATTCTTATAGGAATAGCAGCCTTATCGGTTGGATTATGGCTTATTAAAATTTTCTCCCGATGGATCAAAAAAAGATTCTATAATAAGGATGTCGATCCTTCTTTAAAACCCTTTTTCATCAGCCTTTCCGTCACAGCACTCCGCGTTTTGCTTGTATTTACAGTGATGCAATTTATCGGCATACAAATGACTGTATTTGCAGCATTAATTGGTGCATTGGGAGTTGCAGCAGGTCTTGCTTTATCAGGGACATTACAGAACTTCGCAAGTGGAGTACTTATTCTGATGCTTAAGCCATTTAGAGTAGGAGATAATATTATTGCACAAGGTCAGGAAGGAACTGTAACTGATATTGAGATCTTTTACACAACGGTTACTACTTTTGACAACAGGGCAGTAGTTATACCCAATGGAAAATTATCAAACGAAGTGATTATCAATATCAGCACCAAAGGAAGCCGGAGGCTGGATATTGAAGTTAAGTTTAGTTATGGTATAGATTATGATCAGCTGCTGAAGCTAATTACACAAACCATTAATAATTCATCAGACCTGCTAAAAGATCCTGCCCATCGGATAGGGATTTCATTACTGGAAGAAACAGGATATAAAGTAATGATTAGTGTCTGGTTAAAATCACATGGGTTCAATGACGCTAAACTTCTCTTTCAGGAAAAGTTAATGGAGGCATTCAAAAAAGGGGGTATTCCGCTTCCGGGCACCACCCCCAAGTAA
- a CDS encoding malate:quinone oxidoreductase, translating into MTSKSTNSDKAVDVVLIGAGIMSATLGVLLKELSPDLTIQIFERLDVAAAESSDAWNNAGTGHSAFCELNYTPQLADGTVETDKAVAIAESFEVSKQFWSFLVQNKLVDSPETFIKSIPHMSFVWGADNVAFLNKRFNNLQECELFKEMTYSENPEQLAQWMPLVMEGRNPEEKVAATRMMLGTDVNFGALTRMMLTTLQSKPDVAMDFNQEVRKLKQKDGLWEVKVKDEETGKRKTVKAKFVFIGAGGGSLPLLEKSDIPEGKGFGGFPVSGQWLKCVNPAVIEHHHAKVYGKASVGAPPMSVPHLDTRMIDGKKALLFGPYAGFSTRFLKNGSLLDLPLSIKANNIRPMIAAGLDNLPLTKYLIDQVRQSPEDRMEALREYLPAAEMKDWELETAGQRVQVIKKDEKHGGILEFGTEVVAARDGSIAALLGASPGASTAVSIMISLMKRCFKEEMESEEWKTKLKQMIPSYGRTLSDDSQLCKNIRAQTTHALNLQITE; encoded by the coding sequence ATGACCAGTAAAAGTACTAATTCAGATAAAGCAGTTGATGTCGTGTTAATTGGCGCCGGTATTATGAGCGCAACACTTGGTGTACTACTCAAAGAACTCTCACCGGATTTAACTATACAGATTTTTGAACGGCTTGATGTCGCGGCAGCAGAAAGTTCTGATGCCTGGAATAACGCAGGAACAGGGCATTCGGCCTTTTGTGAATTAAATTACACCCCCCAACTAGCAGATGGTACAGTAGAAACTGATAAAGCTGTAGCTATTGCTGAATCCTTTGAAGTCTCGAAACAATTCTGGTCATTTCTGGTACAGAATAAACTAGTTGATTCTCCTGAAACTTTTATTAAAAGTATTCCGCACATGAGTTTTGTATGGGGAGCGGATAATGTTGCCTTTTTGAATAAACGTTTTAACAATTTACAAGAATGTGAATTATTTAAAGAGATGACTTATTCCGAAAATCCGGAACAACTGGCGCAGTGGATGCCTTTGGTAATGGAAGGAAGAAATCCTGAGGAAAAAGTAGCTGCAACAAGAATGATGCTGGGTACAGATGTAAATTTTGGCGCTTTAACCAGAATGATGCTGACGACTTTGCAAAGCAAGCCTGATGTGGCAATGGACTTTAACCAGGAAGTACGTAAACTAAAACAAAAAGATGGTTTATGGGAAGTTAAAGTAAAGGATGAAGAAACTGGTAAAAGAAAAACAGTAAAAGCTAAATTTGTTTTTATTGGTGCTGGTGGTGGTTCTCTTCCTTTATTAGAGAAATCTGATATTCCCGAAGGAAAAGGTTTCGGCGGTTTCCCGGTTAGCGGGCAATGGTTAAAATGTGTGAATCCAGCTGTAATTGAACATCACCATGCTAAGGTATATGGTAAAGCATCAGTAGGTGCCCCACCAATGTCTGTTCCTCACCTGGACACCAGGATGATTGATGGTAAAAAGGCTTTACTTTTTGGCCCTTATGCAGGATTCTCCACACGCTTCCTAAAAAACGGATCCTTACTGGATCTTCCGCTATCTATCAAAGCAAATAATATCCGTCCAATGATCGCAGCAGGTCTTGATAATCTGCCATTGACAAAATACCTGATAGATCAGGTCAGACAATCACCTGAAGATCGTATGGAGGCATTGAGAGAATACCTTCCAGCAGCTGAAATGAAAGACTGGGAGTTAGAAACTGCAGGTCAGCGTGTACAGGTTATCAAAAAAGATGAAAAACACGGTGGTATACTTGAATTTGGTACTGAAGTGGTTGCTGCCAGAGATGGCTCTATAGCCGCTTTATTAGGTGCGTCACCAGGTGCCTCAACAGCAGTGTCCATTATGATCAGCTTAATGAAACGTTGTTTTAAAGAAGAAATGGAAAGCGAAGAATGGAAGACTAAGCTAAAACAAATGATTCCTTCTTATGGCAGGACTTTAAGCGATGATTCACAACTTTGTAAAAACATTCGTGCACAGACAACACATGCACTTAATCTTCAGATTACTGAGTAG
- a CDS encoding glutamate-5-semialdehyde dehydrogenase, producing MEYQLYFENALKASRTLCRLDQLAVNEILKDLANQVKLFAEDILFANDLDLKKMSAEDPKYDRLKLTRERLNDIAQEILNVAQLESPLAEVIEANTLPNGLHLSKIRVPLGVIGVIYEARPNVTLDVFSLCFKTGNAAVLKGGSDAEFSNQALIKIIHQVLLKHGVDIHVAVLLPSEREATAALLNATGFVDVLIPRGSQALINYVREHSNVPVIETGAGIVHTYFDLSGDQEKGKAIIFNAKTRRVSVCNALDCLLIHTGRLDDLYMLIAPLAAKSVHIYADPEAFEALESLYPENLLHHSNPEDFGTEFLDYKMAIKTVKSLEDALSHIALYSSKHSEAIIAEDENQLLTFLNVVDAAAVYANASTAFTDGGQFGLGAEIGISTQKLHARGPMGLKELTSYKWVIKGNGQIR from the coding sequence ATGGAATATCAGTTATATTTTGAAAACGCCTTAAAAGCGAGCCGTACCTTATGCCGTTTAGATCAGCTGGCAGTTAATGAAATTCTGAAAGATCTCGCAAATCAGGTGAAACTGTTTGCAGAAGATATATTATTTGCGAATGATCTGGATTTAAAGAAAATGTCTGCTGAAGACCCTAAATATGACCGGTTAAAACTAACCAGAGAGCGGCTCAATGATATCGCTCAGGAAATATTAAATGTGGCTCAGCTGGAAAGCCCGCTTGCAGAAGTCATAGAGGCGAATACACTTCCAAACGGTTTACATTTGTCTAAGATCAGAGTCCCGCTGGGAGTGATAGGGGTTATTTATGAAGCCAGGCCTAATGTGACTTTAGATGTTTTTTCCCTCTGCTTCAAAACAGGAAACGCAGCCGTATTAAAAGGAGGTAGTGATGCTGAATTTTCTAATCAGGCGCTGATTAAAATCATTCATCAGGTTCTGCTTAAGCATGGTGTGGATATTCATGTCGCAGTATTATTACCTTCAGAAAGAGAGGCAACTGCGGCATTGTTAAATGCAACAGGTTTTGTAGATGTTTTAATCCCAAGGGGCAGCCAGGCATTAATCAATTATGTACGCGAACATAGCAATGTACCGGTAATTGAGACAGGGGCAGGGATAGTCCATACCTATTTTGATTTATCAGGTGATCAAGAAAAAGGGAAGGCAATTATTTTCAATGCTAAAACCAGAAGAGTAAGTGTTTGTAATGCGCTGGACTGTTTGTTGATTCATACCGGACGTTTAGATGATCTGTATATGCTAATTGCACCACTAGCGGCAAAATCTGTTCATATTTATGCAGATCCTGAAGCCTTCGAAGCCTTGGAAAGTCTGTATCCTGAGAATTTATTGCATCACTCTAATCCTGAAGATTTTGGAACGGAATTTCTGGATTATAAAATGGCTATTAAAACAGTAAAAAGTCTGGAAGATGCTTTATCGCACATTGCTCTTTATAGCTCCAAACATAGCGAAGCGATAATTGCAGAGGATGAAAATCAATTACTTACATTTTTAAATGTTGTAGACGCTGCTGCTGTTTATGCGAATGCGTCGACCGCATTTACCGACGGCGGACAGTTTGGCCTTGGTGCTGAGATTGGGATCAGTACTCAAAAACTTCATGCAAGAGGACCAATGGGACTTAAAGAACTAACAAGTTATAAATGGGTAATTAAAGGTAACGGGCAAATTCGTTAA
- a CDS encoding multidrug effflux MFS transporter yields MTKKKHFFLILLLGSLTALGPFSIDMYLPGFPAIAKDLNTSIARVSLSLSGFFIGISLGQLLYGPLLDRFGRKKPLFIGLVIYILASLGCAYTQSIDALIVLRCIQALGSCAAAVASIAMVRDLFPVHENAKVFALLWLVVGVSPMIAPTVGGYITSTYGWHAVFLVLMLLGLLNLIASVFGLPGTYKPDTTISLKPKPIIMGFITVLKEPQFYTYAFTGAVAFGGLFAYISGSPLLFMKIFAVSEKTYGWIFAFLSIGLIGASQVNTLMLRKYSSEQLIFGALTCQAITGVVFLIGSVNGWFGLTETIILLFIFLSCLGFASPNASALTLAPFTKNAGSASALMGAIQMGLGTLASVAVSLFDAHSSVPMVSIMASTSILALAILYFGRKNIKHKVELDKDSTVISLH; encoded by the coding sequence ATGACAAAAAAAAAGCATTTCTTCCTTATTCTCTTATTGGGTTCACTTACTGCATTGGGCCCATTTTCAATTGATATGTATTTGCCGGGTTTTCCCGCAATTGCTAAAGATTTAAATACATCAATTGCACGTGTTTCTTTATCATTATCTGGATTTTTCATAGGGATTTCCCTTGGGCAGTTACTCTATGGACCATTGTTAGATCGTTTTGGCAGAAAGAAACCGCTATTTATCGGATTAGTTATTTATATCCTCGCTTCTTTGGGTTGTGCTTATACTCAAAGTATTGATGCATTAATCGTACTCCGGTGTATACAAGCTCTTGGGAGCTGTGCTGCGGCAGTAGCTTCAATTGCTATGGTCAGAGACTTGTTTCCCGTTCATGAGAATGCTAAAGTGTTTGCCTTATTATGGTTGGTTGTAGGAGTTTCTCCAATGATTGCACCAACTGTTGGTGGGTACATAACTTCTACGTATGGCTGGCATGCTGTATTTTTAGTGTTAATGTTATTAGGGCTGCTAAACCTTATCGCAAGTGTTTTTGGACTTCCTGGTACTTATAAACCTGATACCACCATATCTTTAAAGCCAAAACCTATTATAATGGGTTTTATCACTGTTTTAAAAGAACCACAGTTTTATACTTATGCCTTTACCGGGGCAGTAGCATTTGGAGGGCTCTTTGCTTATATATCAGGCTCTCCCCTGTTATTTATGAAGATTTTTGCTGTAAGTGAGAAAACTTATGGTTGGATATTCGCCTTCTTATCGATTGGTTTAATTGGTGCCAGCCAGGTCAATACGCTGATGCTTAGAAAATACAGCAGTGAACAGTTGATATTCGGTGCATTAACCTGTCAGGCAATTACTGGTGTGGTATTCCTTATTGGTAGTGTCAATGGGTGGTTTGGTTTGACAGAAACAATTATTTTATTGTTTATATTCTTAAGTTGTCTTGGTTTTGCCAGCCCTAATGCTTCTGCCCTTACTTTAGCACCTTTTACTAAAAATGCAGGCAGTGCATCGGCTTTAATGGGAGCAATTCAAATGGGGCTGGGTACATTGGCTTCAGTTGCTGTAAGTTTGTTTGATGCACATTCGTCAGTACCTATGGTGTCAATTATGGCGTCAACCTCGATACTGGCTTTAGCAATTCTCTATTTTGGAAGAAAGAATATCAAACATAAAGTAGAACTGGACAAAGACAGTACGGTGATATCTTTGCATTAG
- a CDS encoding YigZ family protein, whose protein sequence is MLFDDTYKTIDHPAEGTFKDKGSKFIAFAYPLLSENDVKAHLIKLRAEHTKANHFCYAYRLTPDKSIYRVNDDGEPSGTAGRPILNALLSAGLTNILIVVVRYFGGTLLGVPGLINAYKSAAAEAVNVALIVDKTVNDIYEIKFDYLVMNDVMRMVKEEQLTVLDQQFDNECTIRFEVRKSQLNKVLQRVEKQSGVEIKYLGTV, encoded by the coding sequence ATGCTGTTTGATGATACTTATAAGACGATAGATCATCCCGCAGAAGGAACCTTTAAAGATAAAGGAAGTAAATTTATCGCTTTTGCCTATCCGCTGCTTTCAGAAAATGATGTTAAAGCACATTTGATTAAATTAAGAGCTGAACATACCAAGGCCAATCATTTCTGTTACGCTTACCGCCTTACGCCTGATAAAAGTATTTACCGTGTAAATGATGATGGTGAACCTTCTGGTACTGCTGGCAGACCTATTTTAAATGCCTTGTTATCAGCAGGCCTGACCAATATACTAATCGTCGTAGTCCGTTATTTTGGGGGTACGCTATTGGGAGTCCCCGGTTTAATTAACGCTTATAAATCAGCTGCTGCAGAAGCAGTTAACGTAGCCTTGATTGTTGATAAGACAGTTAACGATATTTATGAAATTAAGTTTGATTACCTGGTGATGAACGATGTCATGCGTATGGTAAAGGAAGAACAGCTGACTGTGCTTGATCAACAGTTTGATAATGAATGTACAATCAGATTTGAAGTTAGAAAATCTCAATTGAATAAAGTTTTACAAAGAGTCGAAAAACAGTCAGGTGTTGAAATAAAATACCTTGGCACTGTTTAA
- a CDS encoding lysophospholipid acyltransferase family protein has translation MLKKAASYLAIFFIYLLSLLPLPVLYVISDLVYLLIYYVLGYRRAVVRLNLKNTFPEKDEKELLVIEKEFYKYLSGLIFEIIKMATISSGQLRRRFKFKNIELINSYFERGESVLACSGHYGNWEWGALSIGLVLKCDTYAIYKPLSNKVFDDFFKRMRTRFGNKVVPMRQTLRVLTETKGKPTMFLFGNDQAPPKSESHYWTSFLNQQTSVQQGMEKIAVKTNRPVFYIQLTKVKRGYYEVECIPICTNPAETPVNEITQKHTRLLEKLIEDEPAYWLWSHKRWKHQPTQ, from the coding sequence ATGTTAAAAAAGGCCGCTTCTTACCTAGCTATATTTTTTATTTATCTGCTTTCTTTATTGCCGTTACCAGTACTATATGTAATTTCAGATCTTGTATATTTACTGATTTACTATGTATTGGGATACCGCAGAGCTGTGGTCAGATTAAATCTTAAAAATACCTTTCCTGAAAAAGATGAGAAAGAACTTCTTGTGATAGAAAAGGAATTCTACAAATATCTTTCAGGTCTTATTTTTGAAATTATTAAAATGGCAACTATTTCCAGCGGTCAGTTACGAAGACGTTTTAAATTCAAGAATATTGAACTCATTAATTCATATTTTGAACGTGGCGAAAGTGTTCTGGCCTGTTCTGGTCATTATGGTAATTGGGAATGGGGAGCTTTATCTATCGGACTTGTTTTGAAATGTGATACTTACGCCATTTATAAACCACTATCCAATAAAGTTTTTGATGATTTTTTTAAGAGAATGAGAACAAGGTTTGGAAATAAAGTAGTACCCATGCGTCAAACCTTAAGAGTATTGACAGAGACTAAAGGAAAGCCGACTATGTTTTTATTTGGTAATGACCAGGCCCCGCCAAAAAGTGAATCTCATTACTGGACTTCTTTTCTGAATCAGCAGACTTCTGTTCAACAAGGAATGGAGAAAATTGCTGTAAAAACCAATAGACCTGTGTTTTATATTCAGCTTACAAAAGTGAAAAGAGGATATTATGAGGTAGAGTGTATACCTATATGTACTAACCCCGCTGAAACTCCTGTTAATGAAATAACCCAGAAGCATACCCGCCTGTTAGAAAAACTAATTGAAGACGAGCCTGCTTACTGGTTGTGGAGTCATAAACGCTGGAAACATCAGCCTACTCAGTAA
- a CDS encoding Lrp/AsnC family transcriptional regulator yields the protein MEKMLDRIDISILKLLQEDNSRPHKQIAGIINISTTTICDRIKRLKARGYIVTSVAVLNRRKLNQEVLAFIHLKLSHCSDEIINTFKEEVLLIKEVCECCTITGEYNIRLKIVTTDNTSFSGIQRNIANIKNVQALESYLVLDNIITDTGFHF from the coding sequence ATGGAGAAGATGCTTGATAGAATAGATATTTCTATTCTTAAACTTTTACAGGAGGATAATTCACGTCCGCACAAACAGATTGCTGGAATTATAAATATATCAACTACTACTATTTGTGATCGTATAAAGAGGTTAAAGGCAAGAGGTTATATTGTAACCTCAGTTGCAGTACTGAATCGTAGAAAACTAAATCAGGAGGTTCTGGCTTTTATTCATCTCAAACTGAGTCATTGTTCTGATGAGATCATTAACACATTCAAAGAAGAGGTTTTACTGATCAAAGAAGTTTGTGAGTGCTGTACAATTACTGGTGAGTATAATATCAGGCTGAAGATTGTGACTACTGATAATACTTCTTTTTCGGGCATACAAAGAAACATAGCCAATATCAAAAATGTGCAGGCGCTTGAAAGTTATTTAGTACTTGATAATATCATTACTGACACCGGATTTCATTTTTAA
- the proB gene encoding glutamate 5-kinase yields the protein MAVAYKRIVVKIGSNVLTQPDGLPDHARIEHLVGQIADLKKAGIAVVVVSSGAVAAGRSMISISEKQDAVAARQLLASIGQIKLINTYLSLFEKQQMLCSQVLVTKEDFRDRKHYLNIKNCLSILLKHQVIPVINENDVVSVTELMFTDNDELAGLVASMLEADALIILSNVNGIYNGDPKSPDSSVIREIRKDDHIGSFINTSKSGLGRGGMVTKLGMAQKVAKLGIPVYIANGTQNNILTDLIAQKADHTYFVPEKNTSGKKKWIAHSEHSATGSVQLNKGAEEALISGQARSLLPVGITEILSPFQKGDIIRLLDEDGKLIGLGIADYGSDKAKERIGQKGHKSLVHYNYFYAVS from the coding sequence ATGGCTGTTGCCTATAAAAGAATCGTTGTTAAAATCGGTTCAAATGTCCTCACTCAACCTGATGGATTGCCTGATCATGCCCGGATTGAACACCTTGTTGGTCAAATTGCTGACCTAAAAAAAGCCGGTATTGCAGTAGTTGTAGTTTCTTCTGGTGCCGTTGCCGCTGGCAGAAGTATGATCAGCATATCTGAAAAACAAGATGCTGTTGCAGCAAGGCAGCTTTTAGCTTCCATCGGACAAATTAAACTGATTAATACTTATTTATCCCTGTTTGAGAAACAACAGATGCTTTGTTCTCAGGTATTGGTCACCAAAGAGGATTTTCGTGATCGCAAGCATTACTTAAATATTAAAAACTGCTTGTCTATTTTATTGAAGCATCAGGTTATTCCTGTGATCAATGAAAATGATGTGGTGTCTGTTACAGAGCTGATGTTTACGGATAACGATGAATTAGCAGGACTGGTGGCATCTATGCTGGAAGCAGATGCTTTGATTATCCTTTCTAATGTAAATGGTATTTACAATGGGGATCCGAAATCGCCCGATTCCAGTGTGATCAGAGAAATCAGGAAAGATGATCATATTGGTTCTTTTATTAATACCTCGAAGTCTGGCTTAGGAAGAGGTGGGATGGTGACTAAATTAGGAATGGCACAAAAAGTTGCAAAACTAGGTATACCTGTTTATATCGCCAATGGCACCCAGAATAATATTCTAACTGATTTAATAGCCCAAAAAGCAGATCATACCTATTTTGTACCGGAAAAGAATACTTCAGGGAAGAAAAAGTGGATTGCACATTCTGAACATTCTGCCACTGGAAGTGTTCAACTGAATAAAGGTGCTGAAGAAGCGCTGATTTCAGGTCAGGCCCGCAGCTTATTACCAGTTGGTATAACGGAAATACTCTCACCCTTTCAAAAAGGAGATATTATCCGCCTGCTGGATGAAGACGGGAAACTGATAGGCTTGGGGATAGCAGATTACGGTTCAGATAAAGCGAAAGAAAGAATAGGACAGAAGGGACATAAATCTTTAGTTCATTATAATTATTTTTATGCTGTAAGCTAA
- a CDS encoding nucleoside phosphorylase has protein sequence MQKLSEADLVINPDGSIYHLNILPEDVADTVITVGDPDRISEITKHFDRIELKKGKREFLTHTGYIGTKRITVISTGIGTDNIDIVFNELDALVNVDFKTREVKEKLTSLAIIRVGTSGAVQPDLPMGTILASTFGLGLDALMHYYVHGVPEEEKGLFEQVKTHFQDLHAVNPYLTSADPVLLNTIGKGMEQGITVTAPGFYAPQGRQVRAQNAVPDFIQKLNTFSYENYRITNLEMETAGIYALAKVLGHQALSVNAILASRVNYQFSKDPNSVVDKAIKLVLERITASN, from the coding sequence ATGCAAAAATTATCAGAAGCAGACTTAGTCATCAATCCCGATGGAAGCATTTACCATTTAAATATACTCCCTGAAGATGTTGCGGATACAGTGATTACTGTAGGCGACCCTGACAGGATTTCAGAAATAACTAAACACTTTGACCGGATTGAGCTTAAAAAAGGAAAAAGAGAATTTTTAACGCACACAGGTTATATTGGTACGAAACGAATCACTGTAATTTCTACAGGAATTGGTACTGACAACATAGATATCGTTTTCAATGAGCTGGATGCATTGGTAAATGTAGATTTCAAAACTCGTGAGGTTAAAGAAAAGTTAACTTCATTAGCTATTATCAGAGTAGGAACTTCGGGCGCTGTACAGCCTGACCTGCCTATGGGAACTATCCTTGCTTCTACTTTCGGACTTGGCCTGGATGCTTTAATGCATTATTATGTTCATGGAGTACCGGAGGAAGAAAAAGGACTGTTTGAACAGGTAAAAACACATTTCCAGGATTTGCATGCTGTAAATCCTTATCTTACTTCAGCAGATCCCGTATTATTGAATACTATAGGAAAAGGAATGGAGCAAGGAATTACGGTAACAGCACCTGGTTTTTATGCTCCTCAGGGACGTCAGGTAAGAGCTCAGAATGCAGTGCCTGATTTCATTCAGAAACTGAATACCTTCAGCTATGAAAACTATAGAATTACGAATCTTGAAATGGAGACTGCGGGTATTTATGCATTGGCGAAAGTTCTGGGACATCAAGCACTTTCGGTGAATGCTATTTTAGCGAGCAGAGTAAATTATCAGTTTAGTAAAGATCCTAATTCGGTTGTAGATAAGGCAATTAAGCTTGTCTTAGAAAGAATTACAGCTTCTAATTAA